In Patagioenas fasciata isolate bPatFas1 chromosome 15, bPatFas1.hap1, whole genome shotgun sequence, the sequence GGATACCAGTAAGGTGTCTGTGATTCTTTTTCTGAAAGAGAACTACTACAATATATCTTTGTTTCTTCCCTTCCAGAATCCTaaggttttttttccaaggagtAGGCACATTGTTTGCTCTCCATTAAGGAGAATTAATTCTACTCAACTAGTTTTTAGTAATTAATAGATACTGAAAACTAAGATTAAGAAGAAGGGTGTTGGATTGTATGTTTGTAAAGAGTGACAGTAGTAAATATGATGACAGAAGAAAGTACGAATGTGATCATGATTGAAACAGGTCTGAAGAAGGACAAGGCTTATAAACAGTAAATTGGAGCAGAACTTTATTCAGACTAAATCTTGAGTTTAAATTCTAGTGGATCTGCTTTAAGACAACTAGAGAAATGTTTTTGTCTGGTAATGAACCAACATAAAAGCCAAAGTAATACAAGGTATTTGGTGTATTACTTGTGTGTGTCACACTGGTATCAGATTAAAATCAATGTCCTAGTGTGAATATGGTTGCTTCTCGGAGGCAATTTAAGAGTTAAAGGAAAATGATGTGAGCAATTGCACTACAGTGTTTGATAAAGGTATAAAACAAAGTGAAGTAAATGCCAGGATAAGTACTGGAtaaattttttgttttacttctggAAAAATACCATCGGAGACTTTTATCATttcagatggcttttttttttttttctttaataaaaggaCTACGGAACAGCAGCAAAGATTTCATGAGATTTGCAGCAATTTGGTGAAATCTCGTCGCCGAATTGTTGGCTGGTGGAAACGCCTCTTCACGCTGAAGGAAGAGAAGCCTAAAATGGTATGGACTTCTAGTAATTAATCTCTGTCTTAAGATTATTATTTGGgcttttttctgtcttaaatatTTTAGCAAGGCACATGTCTGAATAAACTGGGATTTCAAACCAAGAACCAACAGTTCTGGCCAGTCACATCTTATTCAGACCTGGTGCGACCAGATGCGTGACTTGCAGAGCTGTACAGTTAGGGCCGTACCCTAGATGTTAAGATGAAGCCAAACTGAGTAACTTTGAATAGGTCAGTTTTTAGAAATGCAGCTTGTGTCCAGTGTACGTGAACTGTTCGAAAAACTAGATCTTAGTCATGTGTCATCTTAGGGATGTGAGTTTATTGTCCCGAGAGGAGCCTGAGATGCTTTGTGAGGCTGAGGCTGTGCCCATGGGGATGGTGTGGTCTGACCCAAGGGATATCTGACATGCTGTAAAACTGCTGCTCTGAAAATCACTGAGAACATGGAGTTGTAGACTCTGCTCTTGATTTTAACAAACCTGTGCAGAGGCATCGCATGTGTGctgtcaacaagtttgctgatgacacggagctgggaggagtggctgacactggaagctgtgctgccatccagagacctggacaggctggagagttgggcagggaaacatttaatgaagtagaacaagggcaagtgtagagtcttgaatgtgggcaggaacaaccgcaggttccagtgtaagttggggaatgacctattagagagcagtgtaggggaaagggacctgggggtcctgggagcagcagggtgaccatgagccagcactgggcccttgtggccaggaaggccaatggtacttggggtgggttagaagggggtggtcagtaggtcagagaggttctcctgcccctctactctgccctggagagaccacacctggaatattgtgtccagttgtggcccctcagttccagaaggacagggaactgctggagagagtccagcgcagccaccaagatgctgaagggagtggagcatctgccgtgtgaggaaaggctgagggagctggggctctggagctggagaagaggagactgaggggggactcattcctggggatcaatatggaaagggggagtgtcaggaggatggagccaggctcttctgggtgacaaccagtgacaggacaaggggcaatgggtgcaaactggaacacaggaggttccactgaaagatgagaagaaacttgttgggggtgagggtggcagagtctggcccaggctgcccagggaggctgtggagtctccttctgtgcagacattcaaacccgcctggacaccttcctgtggaacctcagctgggtgttcctgctccatgggggattgcactggatcagctttccaggttccttccaacccctgacatgctgtgtgtctgtgtgattctgtgtgggaGAGCCAGCAAACTTCAAGTTAGTCTTAAATGTTGAAGTGTTGCTGGGTACTGAAGGGAAGAGTTCCCAGCAGATCTGTGATAACtgcccccttttcattttttagTACTTCTTGACCATGGTTTTTACTCTTGCTGTGGTTGCCTGGATTGGACAGCAAGTTCACAATCTCTTCCTGACCTATCTGATCGGTAAGTGTGCAGAGTGCAAAGTTGGACGAACTTCTTTGTTACCTGCCTGAAATGGGCTGGGGctggtaaaaataatttttgattaTATGAGTGTGGTGATATTTTATTCTTATTGCAGGGTTATATTGTTCTGTTTTCAAGCAGTTAATGGGGCTTAAGGGCGGTAAGGAACTGCAAGGTGACAGAAGCTTATCAAAGGAGTATTaagtaattactttttttttctttttccccctctagTGAGTTTCTTGTTGCTGTTTCCTGGACTAAACCAGCATGGAATCATTACCAAGTATGTTGGAATGGCAAAAAGGGAGATAAACAAACTGCTCaagcacaaggaaaagaaaaatgaatgaagaGTGAGCTGCTGTTCACTCTTGTAAAAGGTTTCCTTGGGAACAGTTTTGAGAATTAATGTATAATTAAGGTAATAGAAGTTGTGTTGCTCACTGGCTTTTTTTAATTGGCTCCCTGATGCAGTGTAAATGTCACTCTAGCGACTGCTGTGGGTTTGTGTGGCTCTTGCTGTGCTGCCCAGGGTTCTGCAGCTGAGCTTGTAGGAAAGATCCTGACCTGTCATGTGTGGAGCTTATTCAGTGTCCTCAGCAAACTGAGGGGCTCCGTAAATAAATCCCCCAATGCAAGAAACAGTGGAATTGTGATGCTTGAGAGCATTTCTGTAGCTGTGTTGCTGTCATTGACCATTAATTTGTGGCTACAAGAAGTGTGGAAGGCGGTTGTGAAAGCTGCTGGTGGCTCTGGAAGGGGGACAGGGGGCTGGAGAAGTGATCACAGCCAGGGCTGCACACCCAGGATCGCTGCAGAAGGTCATTTCATTGTCACACTGAATCCGTTTGCGCTTTTTTTTTGGCTGCATCTACGAGATTATCTGTTGAATAGGGGTCTGGAATATATAAATTTGTAGTTCAGTTACTTAGCTGTAGTGTAAATTTCAACTCATTGCACTGAGACTGTAGGAAATGAGTTAAGGTGTTAACAGCCAATTGTTCTAATAACTGCTGTTGTCATGGAGCCATGTAGCACGTTTGGTTTTATGAGTGTTGTTGACTGTGTACAAAATCACCTGGAATGTGCTaggtttgtctctgtaaataAGCCTGTCTGAATTGTTTGTGCTTTTCTATggaatctccctccttttttaaaaactgatctttttttctttgaaaagctaAAACCTGtgttaatgcattttaaaagtttACTGTTTTAAAATGAACTCTTCGGTGTCTATTGTAACTGTTGAGTAGGTAAATACAGactaagaagaaacttcttggagTCTTGCTCTTTGTGAACACACAGAAAATTGTGTAAATGTGTCTGTTGACGAAGAAGAGGAGCTGGGAATGGTGTCTGAGTGCAGTGTCCTAACAGAAATACTCCCGTTGTTTGAGATGGCTCACTGCAGGTGGTGAAGGTGTTGTCAGCTGTGGCACTGAGAGCTGCTGCTGCGGAGGGGACAGGTGCGATGTCACCTGTAGCTGGTTAGTGCTGATCAAAGTGCCTGAGGATTAATCAGACCCAGTGAGCAAAACCTGTGATAAACCCAAACTGTGGGGAGATGTGATGGTGCCATCTCCAACTGGTGTTCAGAGAACACACCACTTACCCAGCATGGACTCTCTGGAGGAAAAACTGGGTGTAATAAGGCACGTGGTGACATTGTGCAGTGTCGCAGAGCTGTCTTTTGGGTAAAAAGCAGTGGAAATGTGCCCTGTGTGCTGGGTGCAGCTTCATGAGCTcagaccctcagcacctcctgcGACTGCTCGCAGTGCAGAGTAGTTACACTGCTCTCTGGTGTACATGGCCCTGCTAAACTTCAGTGGGAATCAAATATGGTAAGATTTCCTCTATTGTGCCCTGTTTTGGTCAAAAAtaacaaacccacacaaaaaacaacccacaaacaaaaaaaaaaccacaccgaaacccccacaaacaaaaaaaaccaaacccacccaaCCAACGGTGGGAGCAGGAGAAAAAGCCCCGAACTGCAGTACCGGCACCAGCTCAGGTttgttgcttggtttggtttggtttgtttttttccccagcaaggCCCAGGAGCCGGTACCCGGTTCCCGCCGTTGCGCGGAGCGTCCTGGTTGCTATGGGAACCCGGGCGGGCGCGTCGCTCCGGAAGTACGATGCTGTCTCTCGACCAATGGGGATGGCCAGGCCCGGCGCGCGGTGCCTCCCGACTGGGACGCCAAGTCTCGCGAGATCGCGCGGGGCGCCGCGCACCACCTCGCGCCCATGGCCTTCCCATAATCCCGCGCGGGCGCCCGGCCTCTTCCTTTTCCGCCATCTTGCTGCACCGGTGAGTTTGTGTTCCCGCCACCTCCCGGCCGTATCCGCCGCCTCTCGGTGCcatccgggccccgccgcccgctccgcACGGCCCGACGGCACCGTCAGGCTGCGCCCGACCGGCCGGGCCCGTTCTGAGCCGTCGGCGTCCCCCCTGGCGCTCTCCGGAGCCTCTGGAGCGGAGGGTGGGGGGAAGCGGCCGCACTCTCCTGAGAGCTGTGGGGCGGGCGCTCAGGGCGGGGGCTGccgaggccgggccgggccgggcagcgctCGGGAGAGCCGGGCGGTGGCTGCGGGGAGTGCGGATCGAGCGGCGGGTCCGGATCCTGGGCGGGACGCGGGGGGTCTGGGTGGGAATGGGCCCGTCGCGGAGTCCCTGGCCTTGTACGAACCCTCCGGTGGTGCGGGACCCGGGCCCGGCAGGGAGCGGGGCGGCAGTGCCGGGCCGGTCGTGCCCTGTGCTAGGCCGGGGCCTGGACTTTGTCACCGGAATGCAGGACTTGGTGCCCAGGTCCCTTTTCGGAGCACTGTGTTGCACTTGCATCCTGCAGGTGTTCTGCAGGTAAGCAAGGCgagcagtgtctgttgttttAATGCCGTGTATGACCTGCTTTTTGAACAGGGCTGATAATGCATAATTGAGTTTTAAAGTCCAAATCCGTTCACCTGGGAGAGGTGTCATGTTGATGAAATATTGTCTAGATGGTGGGTTTTAAAGCTTGTGAGTGTGCATGTTGATAAAGCCAGGTTTAAATAAGTGTGTCAGATTTCCTCCCTTATCATGATAGTTGTGAATCTCCTTGAGCATACCTGAGCATGAGATTTGATTTGCTTTTTAGCCTAAGACAGCTTGTTATGGTTTCGTGTCACTCGCTGTCAGTCTGAGATCTTTTTAGTCTAGAATTAGCTTCAAAAAAAAGGGCAGTGCTCAGTATTTCTGTGCTGAGAAGCCGGTGTATGTAAcccccctctcctcttccctgcaGGCACCATGGTGCGCATGAATGTTCTGGCCGATGCTCTCAAAAGCATCAACAATGCAGAGAAGCGTGGGAAACGCCAAGTTCTCATTAGGCCATGCTCCAAAGTCATCGTCCGGTTTCTCACTGTGATGATGAAGCACGGTAAGTCGGGAGCGTTTGTTCTCATTCGtggtttctgtggttgctgttgcACTAAGGTGCTTTCTGACTAAAAGTAAGTCAAGATGCTTGAACTAGTTTTGTAGGACATAGCTAATTGAGTTGTATTAATGTAGCGAAGTATTACGTATTTGATTTGCCTGTCTGCTGATTTTTTGTAGGTTATATTGGCGAATTTGAGATCATTGACGATCACAGAGCTGGGAAGATTGTTGTCAATCTCACAGGCAGACTCAACAAGGTAGGATTTGTCTTCCTGGACTCAGTTCTCTAGTAGGGTGTTTAAATGAGTTTTGTTGTTTGTCTGCTGCAGTTctgaaataattacatttaaagAAGGTGGTATTTATTGGGTCAGTGTAAATGGGAGTGATTCAGGTATTACCAGTGGCTATCAAACGCTTGCTTATTTTTCTAGATTCGTAATGGTATCGTTGACTAATTGCATTTCTTTTAAACTCTGGGTATGAAGGACACGTTTTCAGGGCAGTCTGCTTGCACGTGCTCTGTGTTTCTCCCTCTTTAAAAGCTTTCTGGCTCCCTAGTGATTCCTCAGTTTCTTTGATGTTTAAGTTACCTGAAAGACCTGGCTTAAGGGGCAAGAACTCAGTTGCTTTCCAGGTGATGTTTAATACCTGTAAGTGTTGAGAAGACAAGCCTTTCTCCTGCTGTCAGATGGGCTTTGCTTGCAGTTGAGGGATAGTTAAATGTTACGTTAATTAGGGCTTCTTAAGTTCCTGGAGCGTGTGAAGTATTTGTGTGTGCTTTCGCAATTTTTGCATGCGTTTGTCTCTAAATATTGAGCTTTCTAGTTCTGTGATGACTTGATGTGCATCATTGTTTCCAATTAAGTTATTCAAGTGAGAGATGGCTCTTTACTAAACAAATTAATTTGTcagaatatcacagtatcacagtatgtttgggattggaagggacctcgaaagatcatctagtccaatccagcagggggattggactagatgatcttttgaggtcccttccaatcccgaacatactgtgatactatgatccccctgctggagcaggaacacctagatgaggttgcacaggaacatgtccaggcgggtttgaatgtctccagggaaggagactccacaacctccctgggcagcctgggccaggctctgtcaccctcactgggaagaagttctttctcaaatttaagtggaatctcttgtgttccagcttgatcccattactccttgtcctgtcattgtttgccactgagaagagcctggctctatcctcgtggtactcaccctttatgtatttgtaaacattaataaggttacctctcagtctcctccaaactaaagagacccagctccctcagcctttcttcataagagaggtgctccactctcttaatcatctttgttgccctatgctggactctctccagcagttccctgtccttcttgaactgagggacccagaactgcacacaatattccagatgtggtctaacAAGGGCGgcgtagaggggaaggaggacctctctccatctactgaccaccccactgtaatacacccgaggatgccattggctttcttggccacaagggcccagtgctggctcatggtcatcctgctgtccaccaggacccccaggtccctttgccctacactgctctctaatatgtaatttcccaacctatactggaacctggggttgttcctgctcagatgcaggactctacactttcccttgttaaatttcatcaggttattccctgcccagctctccagcctgtccaggtcctgctggatggttGGGGGTGGGGAGGCTTTCTCCACAATGAACAAATATTGTGGGTGAAATTTGCTTGAGTAGTAGGCAGAGTTCTAAGACCTCCCAAATTGCTGGTGTTCCCTCTCTGTAACAAAAACTTCATGTGCCGAGTTTGAGATAATGCTCCTTGAACTCTTCTGAGATGACTTTTTACCAGATATTGCAAGGTTTAGCTGGATGGACGGTGTTTTTTTCTCAATAGTTGCCATAAAGGAGTGGTTGTTTGGTTCAGAAAAATATCCGTCAGTGCAGGatttatattctttctttttctcttgaataTTTATTAGGATAATTGGAGCTGGTGAGGTAACTGGAGGTGATAGTAGTGGTCAGTCAATAAGTAATACCATTAACTTGAAAACTTGGATCACTTTTATACATTATATCTCCCTGTTTAAAATCTACAGGTATTTTTGGCTAATTCTGTATGATGATTAGAAGTAGAATATCCCTGAGTGATTGCAGGAATTCTGATGATAAGATGCTTAACAATCTTGAGCGCTTTCGTGCGCTTTTGTGCTCTCCCGGCTCTAGCTGTTAATGTGTTAGTTATAAAGTACTTCAGTTTGTAAGGGAATTCTGTTTTCTAGTGCGGTGTGATCAGTCCCAGATTTGATGTTCAGCTGAAGGATTTGGAAAAGTGGCAGAACAACCTCCTGCCTTCACGTCAGTTTGGGTAAGTCTGGAGAAAAGTTAAATCTGAGTCGTGTAAAAACGTGGggtttttaaaacacttttgtACTATTTGCGTTAGGCTCACCTGACACCTTTCTTATCACACTGGAGGTAGATACCAGTCTAAATAAATCCATCTTCTGTATAAATGCTGTTTAAACCAGTTTTAAAGAGGCACTGCTAAGCAAGGACCTAGTTTTACTTGGCTTTTATAAATCCTGGGTTTACTGCTTCTACAATTCACTGCGAAAACAGGATTTTTCTCTTACTCAGTTTAATAAAAGGGCCTTTAGTAGCTGGGGGAGGAACCATGTAAATTACCAGGTCAATGGAAGTAGGATGTACCGCTGCTTAAAACTTCCTGATTGGGTATAAACTGATTAGATACTGAGTGACTCGGAGCCTCTGTTTAACAAACCTCCACAACACAGCAGATCCTACTATTGAGCAGTATATTTTTCCTTCCCAAAATTCTCGGCATCAAGAGTAACAAACCTCAGTGCAGCAGCACGACAGAGCTGGACAGGTGTTGAGGGGCTCAGCCTGTCCTGTCTGAGGCAGGTTGAACAGTTCTCGTCCTTTCTGTTCCCAAAGCTCCAGCGATAAGCCTCTTGATTTTGCAGTACTGGTGCAGCTTACTGGCGTGTGTCATCATATTGAGATTTTTAAGAGTATTTACAGAGTGGCAGGACAGCGTGTGTGGATGAAATAAGGATAATCCCCATGCTGACATTAGCAGTGAGTTGGACTGGTTCAGGTGTCAGTCTGATCCAAATCCTCGTCGGCATCAGTGTGTGGTGTTCAGACACCGGCAGATGCAGCCCACGGAGCTGAGGAGCTGTCTGGCACCATGGCAACTCTACCTGTTCTGGAGGAAAATGTCTGCTTAAAATAGAAGCCGACTTTGTCTGGAGACTGTAgagttgctgctgctgcagcagctgagctgaCTTGACGGGGGAACACGCAAGAGAACTTCTTGGGGAGACACATGCAAATGCTTGGAGAACAGGAGCCTGGGAATGTCGTGTGTGTGCTGCAGAGCTGTGCCTGTGAGAGGATTTTTCATTGTCTGAGAACCTGGTCTCAGTTCTGCTGGGCCCGTTCCTGCAGGAATGGATCTCTCTGTTGGAGCGCAGGGCTGGAGTCTGTGCTGGCAGCGCTGCACGAGCGCGGAGGAGAGATAAACTGAACGTCTGCTCTTTGTTCGCAGGTACATTGTACTGACGACCTCAGCTGGCATCATGGACCATGAGGAGGCGAGGCGAAAACACACAGGAGGCAAAATCCTGGGATTCTTTTTCTAAAACTTGTAAAAAAAGAGGTTACTAATAAATTACTCAAAAGGACTCTGGTGTTTCCAGTTGGTATTTTAATGACTTCTAACACTGCCTGTGATAGTGCTTGTGACACCTCTTTTCAGTAGTACTTACGTGGCATCTTTACTGCAAATGCCATTGGGGTTCTGCACCATCACAACTTTCATTTCTGTTAATCATGTGACTTGTTCTCCAAAATTACCACTGGAGTGACAGCCACGGGTCGCTGTGGGAACAGTCTCAGCAGGGAGCTCTGACGTTGAATGCACACTCAACTGTCACGGACCGGGATCATCTCTTGTGTGTTAGATACGTGTGTCTCCATAGTTACGTGTATGTTACTCCATAGTTTCATCTTTTGGCTTGATAATAGAAGCTACCTTGCCAGAAAATACTGTTTATGATTTAAGAAGTTATCAGATGTGGGATTGTGCAATAATTGAGCGGGTTGAAGCTTGATTTCAGATCACAAACTTGTTCCACATCTTACAGTAACTGAGGCAGAGAAGTGAGTGATCTTTTCTTCAAATTTCTAGATTAAAAGTCCTTTAAAACATCAGATTTGGGCAGGgtagttgctgtgcagctgctctgcATGCTGCCACTCTTTGGGATTTCTTTTTGGGCTGAGAAAATAAGGATGTTTGATCCTCCATGTAGTGAATGCTTAGTGCTGAATGAGTTGTTGGTCTTTGTTTCAGGCATCTGATGTATGACAGCGTAATGTATTTGatgcacagaaacagcagcagcctTCCTGAGCAGCCTGCAGAGCCGATGCAGCTGGAGAGCGGCTGGAAacgccttgttttgctttgtttggagTCTGTGAGCAAGGAGCCTCTTGAACCGCCTGTTTCACCCTCCTCTAAACCAGCTGTTGAACCTTGATACGAACAGTTGGGAAACAATTTTCCTTCTCGGTGATGTCTCCTGCTGCTTGTTGGGCGCAGTTACTTGAGTTAGAGGTATTGTGCCTTTAAGGTTCATCACAACGCTTTTAGGAGAGTGTGGGGTGGAAGAGGTTGTCTCCAGGCTGagtctttaaaaatatgtaacCTGTTTCCATTCAGGCTGTTAATTTTTGTGGAGAGCAGAAGGTGATGCTGCTCAGCAAACAGGTCTTCGCTGTTTGCACAGGCAGCACGCTGGTTCCTGATGTGATGCCTCTTGGGGAAACACGGCAGCAACAAGGCTGTGGAAGAATGTAGGTGTTCTGGTGGGGTGCACTAGCACCCCATGACGGGCCTGCAGCTTGACTGAAGAGCAGGGGAATGACAAAAAAGGCTGATTTACCTGTTTTCTTGCAGTCATCTGCTGGTTAAGGTCACAAAGTACAGATTGCAGGTGGCATCACAACATTTGAATGTGATCAGTACGGTTCTCAGTTTGATTTGAGACAAATTTGCTTAGCTGAAGATAAAGATTGTGTACTGAATTACAAAGAGTAGTTACACAGTCAGAAGTCTATCTTGACCCCGTTTTATTGTCAAATCAAACTATTTTGTTAcaggtgggttttggttttttcttttttgtctgtcCCCAGTGGGGGTAATTCTGCAGTACTAAGCACTGATACACATGTGAGCAgagtatcatatatatatatatatatatatatgtatatatatttttccacTGTTCCTTTTTATAAAATCTTGATTTGTATCCATCCAGAATAGAACACGTGTTCCTGATACCTGACCGAGGGTCAGTGGTGCTTTAAGAAGGTTCCTTTAGATGAATTTACTGTGACTCCAGGTTCCCAGTCAGTCTGATTCATGTATTTAAATAGTTTGGTGCAGGACAGTTTGGTGCAGGATCAGTTTTCTCCGAAGCTGTTGACCTGTGTGTATCCTTCACTACTACAGTGGCTTGTGAAGTAGGAGAATTTCTGGCCCCCTCAGCTGGCTGGGAACAGGCTCTTACATTTCACAGCCCGTCCAACAACTTGTGTGGAATTACTGAGCGGGAACCTGAGCTCCAGTGCGACAGGTCTGGCTGTACGTAACACTTGTAACTACACCCTGGCTTACCACACGTGGAAGCTGATACGGCTGATCCGAGTTAGTGAGATGATCTCTGAGTAAATCACTTGTACCGCCCTGACGAGAACTTTATTCCCGGGCTGTCCCTGCCGGCTGAGATCCAAGAAAATTGACATGGGACTCAGGAGCTGACTTGGGGGATCATGACGTACCCTGCAACACAACCACTTTCATCGGGTTTGCAGAAATCCTTAGAATTGTTTAACATCTGAAAGTGGTGTTTTGTTAAGCCTCGGTGATGTTTGCCAAGCTGAGGGCGTATGCCGTGGGAAAGCGGAGTTTGTGGGTAAAAAACTGGCATTTGGGGTAATAAAAGGATTAACAGGGAGAGGTGAGAGGAGAAAAAGGCCCAGCACAGGCTGTAACTGGCAGTCAAGGCAAAGGGTTAGTTTAGAGAAGGTGTTTGGTACCTGTGGAGCACAGGGGGACGTTAATGACAGAGGAGTCCCCTATGGGACGAGCAGCTGAGCTTTGTGTGGGAAGCCTGGGAGCGTGGGCGACACTGGGGAAAGCGTCTGTGCCACAAACCCCTGAACCGCGGAGCTTCACCTCGGCTGCTCCCCGGGCACCCTGCGGCCCAACACGCAGCGAGTCCAAGGGCGTCGTCTCACTCCCACACCCTCTCGAGGTGTAGAGAGgggccacagaatcacagaatgttagggattggaagggacatcaaaaggTCTTGGCCTTTTGACCAGAGATTCGCTCCCCCTGGCGAAGCCAAACCCGAACATCTGGGTCTGAGCGCGGCCGCCTGCCCAGCAGCTGTGTTATGGTATGGATGGTATAGTGACATGCTGCCCACAGTCCCTGCctgctgggctgtcacagggAGGTAGACAGCGGTAGTCCTGCTCACAGGTGCTAAAATGGGGTCAGAACTTAATTGAGTTGTGAAAATTACCGAGTGGGATATCATTGAGGGGGTTGGTGGCCCATCTGCGCAGCACAGCCTCAGTTCTGCTCTCGGACACATGAGCAGTATTTCCAGGTGACAACTGCTGTTGGTCCTTGTGCTGTTGTTTAAGAACAGGATAAACCAAGTTGAAAGCGCCTGCCACGTGTTAAGAGAAATCCCTGTTTATTGTTGCAGAGGGAGGTTGTGTCCACAGGTGATCTGTGCCGGGGTCCCAGGGGGCTCTGGCCTCGCTGCTGCTTTTGCAGAGCTGAACATCCCAAGTTCTGTACTCTGGTCCACAAAGatcattttttctgtctttgatgCAACAGAGCCTCATTTAAGATAATAGAGGTGAGAATAAATGTGGATCTTCGAAATATGGCAAGAGGGTAGAAAGGATGGTGCATGAGAGACGCTTCACTGCAAATGCACTTTCTCCTCGTCTTTTTGTTTTCTGCCACAGAAAATTAGCTCCGCTCCTTTGGATGGGGCGTGTGTTCTGTTCCTCCAACTCCAGCGCGAGTGACCCACACCAGAAACGCAACGGTAATTAAACCCTGATCCCCAGTGTCCGGGCAGGTCGTTTAGTGCCTCTTCTACACCCACTGGGGCCCTGACGAAAGGCGGCGGCCACAGACAAGGACGCATGTGGCAAAGCAGCAGAAAGCAGGGACAGAAAACGGGCTGAAGCGGTGAGCGAGGCTTTAGGACCAGCTTTAGACCAGGGTTTGGCACTGAGCGGTTTATTTCCAGCAGGGAAGGTGTGGGAAGTCGCTCGTGGCTGCTGTGGGGACCCGAGTGCCCGGTGCAATGAGTAGAGGGTAGGAGACACCAGTTATTTTTAAGCAATCTGGGACTGCCCAAGCTATTATTTCAGGGGGTTTAATTAACATGCTCTCAAATGATAAGatttttttgtgctttgtctAATGCTATTTAGATAATTTACATTTAAACCAAGACTATCTATTGTTCCCTGTCTTACTGTCAATTAAGGCAAATATTGCACCCTCAGTAAGTATTTAAATGTGTTTAACCACAATTTGGTCCAGAGGACTATTCTAGTAGAGCCAAGGAGTCTCAGAGGCTGGTGGCCTGTGTTCTCACTCCTGCCTCTGATGCTTTCTCTGCTCAAGTGCTGTCATTTTACTCATGCagttcaactttaaaaaaaaacccaattatctatttttctcttatttttcctgctgtttgtcA encodes:
- the ARL6IP1 gene encoding ADP-ribosylation factor-like protein 6-interacting protein 1, with the translated sequence MAAGDNSSVYQLASETASLEEQLQGWGEVILISDKVLRWERAWFPLALMSAVSFSFLMIYYLDPSVLSGVSCFVMFLCLADYLVPALAPRIFGSNKWTTEQQQRFHEICSNLVKSRRRIVGWWKRLFTLKEEKPKMYFLTMVFTLAVVAWIGQQVHNLFLTYLIVSFLLLFPGLNQHGIITKYVGMAKREINKLLKHKEKKNE
- the RPS15A gene encoding small ribosomal subunit protein uS8, coding for MVRMNVLADALKSINNAEKRGKRQVLIRPCSKVIVRFLTVMMKHGYIGEFEIIDDHRAGKIVVNLTGRLNKCGVISPRFDVQLKDLEKWQNNLLPSRQFGYIVLTTSAGIMDHEEARRKHTGGKILGFFF